The following proteins are co-located in the Pseudochaenichthys georgianus unplaced genomic scaffold, fPseGeo1.2 scaffold_990_arrow_ctg1, whole genome shotgun sequence genome:
- the LOC117444903 gene encoding suppressor of cytokine signaling 6: MKKISLKTIRKSLSIKGKEEGDFVMLQQPSVTTEFSKEESLFGGCYTKELSGCDLGGEEDKGGQNKGRTKSEGLMGSLKRRLSAKQKAKVKGNSSAIGSVDDDDDAFSSSSAPIGFSDVKAQRPLRSASLRSHHYSPSPWPLRSVNSEEACIKMEVKVKAMVHSPSPSPNLNGVRREFHDFQMEGLFPDRAESFKNLQQPQNGDLHLDIDENDVPVVLGLTPQDYIQYTMPLDEGMYPEGSHSFCLDSSSPMEVVTEADGASLHADHREHDLVSGLPPDLFMETSVNSLLIGSAGVMLQRGEVPPPLSPLLPPMLNNVLIPRTFSGFSSTDRHVAERMRHHLNFDPNSAPGVSRVYESVQTSGPMVVTSLTEELKKLARQGWYWGPITRWEAEEKLVNLADGSFLVRDSSDDRYLLSLSFRSQCKTLHTRIEHSNGRFSFYEQPDVEGHTSIVDLIEHSIRDSETGAFCYSRSRLPGSATYPVRLTNPVSRFMQVRSLQYLCRFVIRQYTRIDLIQKLPLPNKMKDYLQEKHY, encoded by the coding sequence ATGAAGAAGATAAGCCTTAAGACCATCCGCAAGTCCCTCAGCATAAAGGGCAAGGAGGAGGGCGACTTCGTCATGCTCCAGCAGCCCTCGGTGACGACAGAGTTTTCGAAGGAAGAGTCACTTTTTGGGGGCTGCTACACCAAAGAGCTCTCCGGCTGCGACCTTGGCGGCGAGGAGGACAAAGGCGGGCAGAATAAGGGCCGCACGAAGAGCGAGGGCCTCATGGGATCGCTGAAGAGGAGGCTGTCTGCGAAACAGAAGGCCAAAGTGAAAGGCAACTCCTCCGCCATTGGCTCTgtggacgacgacgacgacgcctTCTCTTCCTCGTCTGCGCCCATTGGATTCAGCGACGTGAAAGCCCAGAGACCCCTGAGATCTGCGTCTCTGCGGAGCCACCATTACAGCCCCTCGCCGTGGCCCCTGCGCTCGGTGAACTCTGAGGAGGCGTGCATCAAGATGGAGGTGAAAGTCAAAGCCATGGTTCACTCCCCGAGCCCGAGTCCAAACCTGAACGGCGTCCGGAGAGAATTTCATGACTTTCAAATGGAAGGGCTCTTTCCGGATCGAGCCGAGTCCTTTAAGAACCTCCAGCAGCCTCAAAACGGGGACCTGCATCTGGATATTGATGAAAATGACGTGCCTGTGGTGCTGGGGTTGACTCCCCAGGACTACATCCAGTACACGATGCCTTTAGATGAGGGAATGTACCCCGAGGGGTCCCACTCCTTCTGCCTGGACAGCTCCTCTCCTATGGAGGTGGTGACTGAAGCCGACGGTGCGTCCCTCCACGCGGACCACCGGGAGCACGATCTGGTGAGTGGGCTTCCTCCAGACCTCTTCATGGAAACCTCAGTTAATAGTCTTCTCATCGGTTCTGCCGGTGTGATGCTCCAGAGAGGAGAAGtgccccctcccctctctccactCCTGCCGCCAATGTTAAATAATGTTCTTATTCCACGGACGTTCTCTGGGTTCAGCTCGACAGACAGACACGTGGCAGAGAGGATGAGACACCACCTCAACTTTGACCCGAACTCCGCCCCCGGGGTGAGTCGGGTGTACGAGTCGGTGCAGACCAGCGGGCCCATGGTGGTCACCAGTCTGACGGAGGAGCTGAAGAAGCTGGCGAGGCAGGGCTGGTACTGGGGTCCCATCACTCGCTGGGAGGCGGAGGAGAAGCTGGTGAACCTGGCCGACGGATCCTTCCTGGTCAGAGACAGCTCGGACGACCGGTACCTGCTCAGCCTGAGCTTCAGGTCGCAGTGCAAGACTCTGCACACGCGCATCGAACACTCCAACGGACGCTTCAGCTTCTACGAGCAGCCGGACGTGGAGGGACACACGTCCATCGTAGACCTCATCGAACACTCCATCAGAGACTCGGAGACCGGAGCTTTCTGCTACTCCAGGTCTCGCTTACCGGGGTCCGCAACATACCCCGTCAGACTAACCAACCCGGTGTCTCGGTTTATGCAAGTGCGCTCCCTGCAGTACCTCTGTCGCTTCGTCATCAGACAGTACACGCGGATAGACCTGATCCAGAAACTGCCCTTACCGAACAAGATGAAAGACTATCTGCAGGAGAAGCACTACTGA